In Zingiber officinale cultivar Zhangliang chromosome 3B, Zo_v1.1, whole genome shotgun sequence, a single window of DNA contains:
- the LOC122056309 gene encoding alpha-mannosidase I MNS5-like isoform X1 produces MPCFRSSTAPLRRLFVLLLLLPASFAPAVGFGSAKRMYMREKVRNMFYHAYENYMAYAFPHDELKPLTKTYTDSLSELGNLKLEHLPHYYNGSALTLVESLSSLLVLGNYTEFEKGVLWLSDNLTFDVDARVNLFECNIRLLGGLVSAHILATDSKSRLENGLYKNQLLDLAEDLGQRFLPAFETPTGLPYAWINLKYGVMEEETTETSTSGCGSLILEMGALSRLTGNPRFEAVALRALRKLWSMRSSLNLLGTTLDVITGEWIEYSTGIGAGVDSFYEYLMKAYVIFGNDEFWDMFHSAYLAVQKYFRHGPWYHEADMRTGKATYWQLTSLQAFWPGLQILVGDISSANSSHREFFHVWEKFGVLPERYLLDHNMLHPTEKYYPLRPELAESTFYLYQATKDPWYMEVGERMIDSLNFYARVDGGFASIRDVSTMQLEDHQHSFFLSETCKYLYLLYDDSFLADQNYVFTTEGHPLPIRSSWHDRLPEAFIPRNWTSVKVGNQATRASALSQQVCPATTGLRDSQQIESACHVPDLHVDHRCRMDDECGIDSTTCRNRDCSMAGYCGLWSFTR; encoded by the exons ATGCCGTGTTTTCGATCTTCCACGGCGCCACTGCGGCGGCTCTTCGTGCTGCTTTTGCTTCTACCCGCGTCGTTCGCCCCGGCGGTTGGTTTTGGTTCCGCCAAGAGGATGTACATGAGAGAGAAGGTCCGTAACAT GTTTTACCATGCATATGAGAATTATATGGCTTATGCTTTTCCA CATGATGAGCTAAAACCTCTCACAAAGACTTACACAGACTCACTCAGTGAACTTGGAAATTTAAAG CTGGAACACTTGCCTCATTATTACAATGGTTCCGCATTGACTCTCGTTGAGTCGTTGTCGAG CCTTCTTGTCTTAGGTAACTACACTGAGTTTGAAAAAGGAGTTCTTTGGCTTTCCGACAACCTTACTTTTGATGTGGATGCTCGTGTTAACCTTTTTGAG TGCAACATAAGACTTCTTGGGGGGCTTGTCTCTGCTCATATTCTTGCAACTGATTCTAAAAGCAGGTTAGAAAATGGTTTGTATAAGAATCAGCTACTTGACTTAGCTGAAGACTTAGGTCAGAGATTTTTGCCTGCATTTGAGACTCCCACTGGATTGCCTTACGCATGGATTAACCTAAAG TATGGAGTGATGGAGGAGGAGACAACAGAAACAAGTACATCAGGGTGCG GTTCTCTTATTCTTGAAATGGGGGCATTATCACGACTAACTGGCAATCCTAGATTTGAAGCTGTTGCTCTTCGTGCTCTCCGCAAATTATGGAGCATGAGAAGTTCTTTGAATCTTTTGGGCACTACACTTGATGTGATTACTGGAGAGTGGATAGAGTATTCCACTGGAATTGGTGCTG GAGTTGATTCATTTTATGAATATTTAATGAAAGCCTATGTTATTTTTGGAAATGATGAGTTTTGGGACATGTTTCACTCAGCTTATCTTGCTGTGCAGAAGTATTTCCGGCATGGACCCTG GTATCATGAAGCTGATATGAGGACTGGGAAAGCAACATATTGGCAACTAACAAGCCTTCAAGCCTTCTGGCCTGGTCTTCAG ATTCTTGTGGGAGACATTTCTTCTGCCAATTCATCACATCGTGAATTCTTCCATGTATGGGAGAAGTTTGGTGTATTACCAGAAAG GTATCTTCTGGACCATAACATGTTGCACCCTACTGAGAAATATTACCCATTGCGCCCAGAACTTGCAGAGTCTACTTTTTATCTTTATCAAGCAACTAAAG ATCCGTGGTATATGGAAGTGGGTGAGAGAATGATTGATTCTCTCAATTTTTATGCTAGAGTTGATGGTGGTTTTGCAAGCATCAGAGATGTTTCAACTATGCAACTAGAAGATCATCAGCATAGCTTCTTTCTCTCTGAGAC ATGTAAATATCTGTATCTTCTTTATGACGATTCATTCTTAGCCGATCAGAACTATGTCTTTACTACTGAAGGTCACCCCCTTCCAATCAGAAGTTCTTGGCATGATAGACTACCAGAGGCCTTCATCCCTAGGAACTGGACTTCAGTGAAG GTTGGAAACCAAGCAACTCGAGCGAGCGCATTGTCTCAACAAGTTTGTCCTGCAACCACTGGCCTACGGGATTCACAACAGATAGAGAGTGCTTGTCACGTCCCCGACTTGCATGTCGATCACAGATGTAGAATGGATGATGAATGTGGCATCGACTCGACGACGTGTAGGAATCGGGATTGCAGTATGGCTGGCTATTGCGGATTGTGGTCATTCACGCGATAA
- the LOC122056309 gene encoding alpha-mannosidase I MNS5-like isoform X3: MPCFRSSTAPLRRLFVLLLLLPASFAPAVGFGSAKRMYMREKVRNMFYHAYENYMAYAFPHDELKPLTKTYTDSLSELGNLKLEHLPHYYNGSALTLVESLSSLLVLGNYTEFEKGVLWLSDNLTFDVDARVNLFEYGVMEEETTETSTSGCGSLILEMGALSRLTGNPRFEAVALRALRKLWSMRSSLNLLGTTLDVITGEWIEYSTGIGAGVDSFYEYLMKAYVIFGNDEFWDMFHSAYLAVQKYFRHGPWYHEADMRTGKATYWQLTSLQAFWPGLQILVGDISSANSSHREFFHVWEKFGVLPERYLLDHNMLHPTEKYYPLRPELAESTFYLYQATKDPWYMEVGERMIDSLNFYARVDGGFASIRDVSTMQLEDHQHSFFLSETCKYLYLLYDDSFLADQNYVFTTEGHPLPIRSSWHDRLPEAFIPRNWTSVKVGNQATRASALSQQVCPATTGLRDSQQIESACHVPDLHVDHRCRMDDECGIDSTTCRNRDCSMAGYCGLWSFTR, encoded by the exons ATGCCGTGTTTTCGATCTTCCACGGCGCCACTGCGGCGGCTCTTCGTGCTGCTTTTGCTTCTACCCGCGTCGTTCGCCCCGGCGGTTGGTTTTGGTTCCGCCAAGAGGATGTACATGAGAGAGAAGGTCCGTAACAT GTTTTACCATGCATATGAGAATTATATGGCTTATGCTTTTCCA CATGATGAGCTAAAACCTCTCACAAAGACTTACACAGACTCACTCAGTGAACTTGGAAATTTAAAG CTGGAACACTTGCCTCATTATTACAATGGTTCCGCATTGACTCTCGTTGAGTCGTTGTCGAG CCTTCTTGTCTTAGGTAACTACACTGAGTTTGAAAAAGGAGTTCTTTGGCTTTCCGACAACCTTACTTTTGATGTGGATGCTCGTGTTAACCTTTTTGAG TATGGAGTGATGGAGGAGGAGACAACAGAAACAAGTACATCAGGGTGCG GTTCTCTTATTCTTGAAATGGGGGCATTATCACGACTAACTGGCAATCCTAGATTTGAAGCTGTTGCTCTTCGTGCTCTCCGCAAATTATGGAGCATGAGAAGTTCTTTGAATCTTTTGGGCACTACACTTGATGTGATTACTGGAGAGTGGATAGAGTATTCCACTGGAATTGGTGCTG GAGTTGATTCATTTTATGAATATTTAATGAAAGCCTATGTTATTTTTGGAAATGATGAGTTTTGGGACATGTTTCACTCAGCTTATCTTGCTGTGCAGAAGTATTTCCGGCATGGACCCTG GTATCATGAAGCTGATATGAGGACTGGGAAAGCAACATATTGGCAACTAACAAGCCTTCAAGCCTTCTGGCCTGGTCTTCAG ATTCTTGTGGGAGACATTTCTTCTGCCAATTCATCACATCGTGAATTCTTCCATGTATGGGAGAAGTTTGGTGTATTACCAGAAAG GTATCTTCTGGACCATAACATGTTGCACCCTACTGAGAAATATTACCCATTGCGCCCAGAACTTGCAGAGTCTACTTTTTATCTTTATCAAGCAACTAAAG ATCCGTGGTATATGGAAGTGGGTGAGAGAATGATTGATTCTCTCAATTTTTATGCTAGAGTTGATGGTGGTTTTGCAAGCATCAGAGATGTTTCAACTATGCAACTAGAAGATCATCAGCATAGCTTCTTTCTCTCTGAGAC ATGTAAATATCTGTATCTTCTTTATGACGATTCATTCTTAGCCGATCAGAACTATGTCTTTACTACTGAAGGTCACCCCCTTCCAATCAGAAGTTCTTGGCATGATAGACTACCAGAGGCCTTCATCCCTAGGAACTGGACTTCAGTGAAG GTTGGAAACCAAGCAACTCGAGCGAGCGCATTGTCTCAACAAGTTTGTCCTGCAACCACTGGCCTACGGGATTCACAACAGATAGAGAGTGCTTGTCACGTCCCCGACTTGCATGTCGATCACAGATGTAGAATGGATGATGAATGTGGCATCGACTCGACGACGTGTAGGAATCGGGATTGCAGTATGGCTGGCTATTGCGGATTGTGGTCATTCACGCGATAA
- the LOC122056309 gene encoding alpha-mannosidase I MNS5-like isoform X2 — MAYAFPHDELKPLTKTYTDSLSELGNLKLEHLPHYYNGSALTLVESLSSLLVLGNYTEFEKGVLWLSDNLTFDVDARVNLFECNIRLLGGLVSAHILATDSKSRLENGLYKNQLLDLAEDLGQRFLPAFETPTGLPYAWINLKYGVMEEETTETSTSGCGSLILEMGALSRLTGNPRFEAVALRALRKLWSMRSSLNLLGTTLDVITGEWIEYSTGIGAGVDSFYEYLMKAYVIFGNDEFWDMFHSAYLAVQKYFRHGPWYHEADMRTGKATYWQLTSLQAFWPGLQILVGDISSANSSHREFFHVWEKFGVLPERYLLDHNMLHPTEKYYPLRPELAESTFYLYQATKDPWYMEVGERMIDSLNFYARVDGGFASIRDVSTMQLEDHQHSFFLSETCKYLYLLYDDSFLADQNYVFTTEGHPLPIRSSWHDRLPEAFIPRNWTSVKVGNQATRASALSQQVCPATTGLRDSQQIESACHVPDLHVDHRCRMDDECGIDSTTCRNRDCSMAGYCGLWSFTR; from the exons ATGGCTTATGCTTTTCCA CATGATGAGCTAAAACCTCTCACAAAGACTTACACAGACTCACTCAGTGAACTTGGAAATTTAAAG CTGGAACACTTGCCTCATTATTACAATGGTTCCGCATTGACTCTCGTTGAGTCGTTGTCGAG CCTTCTTGTCTTAGGTAACTACACTGAGTTTGAAAAAGGAGTTCTTTGGCTTTCCGACAACCTTACTTTTGATGTGGATGCTCGTGTTAACCTTTTTGAG TGCAACATAAGACTTCTTGGGGGGCTTGTCTCTGCTCATATTCTTGCAACTGATTCTAAAAGCAGGTTAGAAAATGGTTTGTATAAGAATCAGCTACTTGACTTAGCTGAAGACTTAGGTCAGAGATTTTTGCCTGCATTTGAGACTCCCACTGGATTGCCTTACGCATGGATTAACCTAAAG TATGGAGTGATGGAGGAGGAGACAACAGAAACAAGTACATCAGGGTGCG GTTCTCTTATTCTTGAAATGGGGGCATTATCACGACTAACTGGCAATCCTAGATTTGAAGCTGTTGCTCTTCGTGCTCTCCGCAAATTATGGAGCATGAGAAGTTCTTTGAATCTTTTGGGCACTACACTTGATGTGATTACTGGAGAGTGGATAGAGTATTCCACTGGAATTGGTGCTG GAGTTGATTCATTTTATGAATATTTAATGAAAGCCTATGTTATTTTTGGAAATGATGAGTTTTGGGACATGTTTCACTCAGCTTATCTTGCTGTGCAGAAGTATTTCCGGCATGGACCCTG GTATCATGAAGCTGATATGAGGACTGGGAAAGCAACATATTGGCAACTAACAAGCCTTCAAGCCTTCTGGCCTGGTCTTCAG ATTCTTGTGGGAGACATTTCTTCTGCCAATTCATCACATCGTGAATTCTTCCATGTATGGGAGAAGTTTGGTGTATTACCAGAAAG GTATCTTCTGGACCATAACATGTTGCACCCTACTGAGAAATATTACCCATTGCGCCCAGAACTTGCAGAGTCTACTTTTTATCTTTATCAAGCAACTAAAG ATCCGTGGTATATGGAAGTGGGTGAGAGAATGATTGATTCTCTCAATTTTTATGCTAGAGTTGATGGTGGTTTTGCAAGCATCAGAGATGTTTCAACTATGCAACTAGAAGATCATCAGCATAGCTTCTTTCTCTCTGAGAC ATGTAAATATCTGTATCTTCTTTATGACGATTCATTCTTAGCCGATCAGAACTATGTCTTTACTACTGAAGGTCACCCCCTTCCAATCAGAAGTTCTTGGCATGATAGACTACCAGAGGCCTTCATCCCTAGGAACTGGACTTCAGTGAAG GTTGGAAACCAAGCAACTCGAGCGAGCGCATTGTCTCAACAAGTTTGTCCTGCAACCACTGGCCTACGGGATTCACAACAGATAGAGAGTGCTTGTCACGTCCCCGACTTGCATGTCGATCACAGATGTAGAATGGATGATGAATGTGGCATCGACTCGACGACGTGTAGGAATCGGGATTGCAGTATGGCTGGCTATTGCGGATTGTGGTCATTCACGCGATAA